Proteins encoded within one genomic window of Bacillus thuringiensis:
- the ecsC gene encoding ecs operon protein EcsC, whose translation MITYEEKVIKELEQWKATFMKDSSMMTRFSKKVQTKVQQLIPAKVQKVLTETIRMMVQTISAGSNFIKPKLKETNWSLQRRDDEVRKKMDEYKKIAAAEGAGTGAGGILLGLADFPLLLGIKIKFLFDAATLYGFDTSDKEERLFILHVFQLAFSSDDHRKEIWKAIETWDTEEENHMDWEKFQTEYRDYIDLAKMLQLVPIIGAPVGAYANYQLLQRLGEVTMNCYRMRLLNKD comes from the coding sequence ATGATTACATATGAAGAAAAGGTTATAAAAGAGCTGGAGCAGTGGAAAGCTACATTCATGAAAGATTCTTCTATGATGACACGGTTCTCAAAGAAAGTGCAGACGAAAGTACAACAGCTTATTCCAGCGAAAGTGCAAAAAGTATTAACAGAAACGATTCGGATGATGGTACAAACGATTAGTGCCGGATCAAACTTTATAAAGCCGAAATTAAAAGAGACGAACTGGTCATTGCAAAGACGAGATGATGAAGTACGTAAAAAAATGGATGAGTACAAAAAAATAGCAGCGGCAGAAGGAGCAGGGACGGGAGCAGGTGGTATTCTCCTTGGCCTTGCTGACTTTCCGCTTTTACTCGGCATTAAAATTAAATTTTTATTCGATGCAGCAACATTGTACGGATTTGATACGAGCGACAAAGAAGAGCGCCTTTTTATCCTTCACGTTTTCCAGCTTGCCTTTTCAAGTGACGACCACCGAAAAGAAATATGGAAAGCCATCGAAACGTGGGATACAGAAGAAGAAAATCATATGGACTGGGAAAAGTTCCAAACAGAGTACCGAGACTATATCGATTTAGCGAAAATGCTTCAGCTCGTACCAATAATCGGTGCCCCGGTCGGCGCATATGCAAACTATCAATTACTGCAAAGACTTGGGGAAGTAACGATGAATTGCTATCGTATGCGATTATTGAATAAGGATTAA
- a CDS encoding lipase family protein, producing the protein MSENNKVLDSSYYQLSRGAYQSDKDLAKGFAVLDRDGNTIQKWGTSETFHDKQTGMDAVVFERDVDGKKQVMVSFRGTEGDKIIEKNSLGIPMKPGEGMKDLKTDTNHFVLREGVHEPAAPPVAGTENAGSKKYWNEENQRWETHNQFEQAERVMKQVTDTYKGRDDVEIYTTGHSLGGALAEYAAASNDNVRCMSWNAPSAKHLLPPDLQERANNGEFKGRIVSIVHGSDSIGYGPFGPYDGHIGSTYAVTPPVTKEDLSNLPLEQRLLFEANRFLDSVKDKPGFHYQNNKYFKMGKDGNLSSSYLLNLDTGERVYDSPGKLLGGGEIRVVVENLEKAVRDMKRNAQEFQDRVPRLISNMMTLLETAESRRVEAKVNNIRAHVEHLSFWYIRTATEISDFIEKKADDYKKTDQQY; encoded by the coding sequence TTGAGTGAAAATAATAAAGTTTTAGATTCAAGCTATTATCAGCTGTCAAGGGGCGCTTATCAATCTGATAAGGATTTAGCAAAAGGATTTGCTGTCTTAGACAGGGATGGGAATACTATACAAAAGTGGGGAACAAGTGAAACATTCCACGACAAACAAACCGGAATGGACGCAGTAGTCTTTGAACGAGATGTCGATGGGAAAAAGCAAGTTATGGTATCTTTCCGAGGAACAGAAGGGGATAAAATTATAGAGAAAAACTCTTTAGGCATTCCGATGAAGCCAGGGGAAGGTATGAAGGATTTAAAAACGGATACGAATCATTTTGTATTACGAGAAGGTGTTCATGAACCAGCAGCACCTCCTGTTGCAGGAACTGAGAATGCAGGTTCAAAGAAATATTGGAATGAAGAGAATCAACGCTGGGAAACACATAATCAATTTGAACAAGCTGAAAGGGTCATGAAACAAGTAACGGATACATATAAGGGCAGGGATGATGTGGAGATATATACGACGGGTCATTCGTTAGGGGGAGCTTTAGCGGAATATGCAGCGGCATCTAATGACAATGTAAGATGTATGTCATGGAATGCGCCGAGTGCAAAACATTTGTTACCGCCTGATTTACAAGAAAGAGCTAATAATGGAGAATTTAAAGGTAGAATTGTTTCGATTGTTCACGGATCAGATTCAATCGGTTATGGTCCTTTTGGTCCATATGATGGTCATATAGGTTCAACTTATGCTGTTACACCACCTGTTACGAAAGAAGACCTTTCTAACTTACCATTGGAACAAAGACTATTGTTTGAAGCTAATCGCTTTTTGGACTCCGTAAAAGATAAACCTGGATTTCATTATCAAAATAATAAGTATTTCAAGATGGGTAAAGATGGGAATTTGTCGAGTTCATATCTTTTGAATTTAGATACAGGGGAAAGAGTATATGATTCACCTGGTAAGTTATTAGGCGGGGGAGAAATTCGTGTAGTTGTAGAGAATTTGGAAAAGGCCGTAAGAGATATGAAGCGAAATGCGCAAGAATTTCAAGATAGAGTACCGAGGTTAATTTCTAATATGATGACATTATTAGAAACGGCTGAAAGTAGACGGGTAGAAGCTAAAGTAAATAATATACGCGCACATGTAGAGCATTTAAGTTTTTGGTACATACGAACAGCCACGGAAATTTCAGATTTTATTGAGAAGAAAGCCGATGATTATAAGAAGACAGATCAACAATATTAA
- a CDS encoding TetR/AcrR family transcriptional regulator yields MTKNLQTSQNIVEASFKLMAEHGIEKMSLSMIAKEVGISKPAIYYHFSSKEALVDFLFEEVFSGYHFVSYFDKEQYTKENFAEKLIADGLHMLSEYEGQEGILRVINEFIVTASRNEKYQKRLFEIQEDFLHGFHDLLKKGARLGVVSQHETEENAHTLALVIDNMSNYMLMGFHLKYKEIWIRNVKNVMKEE; encoded by the coding sequence ATGACTAAGAATTTACAAACATCGCAGAACATTGTAGAGGCATCATTTAAACTTATGGCAGAACACGGCATTGAGAAGATGAGTCTTTCCATGATTGCGAAAGAGGTAGGTATTTCAAAACCGGCTATTTACTATCATTTTTCTTCTAAAGAAGCGTTAGTGGACTTTTTATTTGAAGAAGTTTTTTCTGGATATCATTTCGTGAGTTATTTTGATAAAGAGCAATATACGAAAGAAAACTTTGCAGAAAAGTTAATCGCAGATGGTTTACATATGCTCTCTGAGTATGAAGGGCAAGAAGGAATACTACGCGTTATCAATGAATTTATCGTAACTGCATCGCGAAATGAAAAGTACCAGAAACGTTTATTTGAAATACAAGAGGATTTCTTACATGGTTTCCACGATTTATTGAAGAAAGGCGCGAGACTGGGCGTCGTGTCACAGCATGAAACGGAAGAAAATGCTCATACGCTAGCACTCGTGATCGATAATATGAGCAACTATATGCTCATGGGATTCCATTTAAAGTATAAAGAAATTTGGATTCGAAATGTGAAAAACGTCATGAAGGAGGAGTAA
- a CDS encoding PH domain-containing protein, whose amino-acid sequence MDPLKNEIHPDMVKVWKVRAVIEEGIGILVILAYLFLMIKFDWWAWILYVMIGLTVVFAPFSYFLFPKLRQRYYSYQLNEEELEIQHGLFVVKRILVPMIRVQHVTIEQGPIMRKYGLAELHISTAATSHSIPGLTMYEAEMLKTKIAELAKVSDEDV is encoded by the coding sequence ATGGATCCATTGAAAAATGAAATTCATCCTGACATGGTCAAGGTGTGGAAAGTTCGTGCTGTAATAGAAGAAGGGATCGGTATTCTTGTCATTTTAGCTTACCTTTTCCTCATGATAAAGTTTGATTGGTGGGCGTGGATTTTGTATGTGATGATTGGGCTAACAGTTGTGTTCGCACCATTTTCGTACTTCTTATTCCCAAAACTACGTCAACGTTATTACAGCTACCAACTAAATGAAGAAGAACTTGAAATTCAGCACGGTCTTTTCGTCGTAAAGCGCATATTAGTACCGATGATTCGTGTGCAGCACGTTACGATTGAACAAGGGCCGATTATGAGAAAATATGGCTTAGCAGAATTACACATTTCAACAGCAGCAACTTCTCACAGCATCCCAGGCTTAACGATGTATGAAGCTGAAATGTTGAAAACGAAAATCGCAGAATTAGCGAAAGTGAGTGATGAGGATGTATAA
- a CDS encoding PH domain-containing protein, giving the protein MYKRQHPITMLLELKITDFIPFIIFLFSLKGKFPFWYLVPIGFAIITIVSAIVGWYYKLYWVENNVLHVKQGLFVKKESYLNKERVQTINTSSNVLYQMLGLKKIQIETAGGGNDAEVSLAGIKEDEAKELISLLNEPTPEVKAEETLDEATEHAVEKQTTEYKLTWKEILLASVTSGQFGLLFWLIFFVYHQVDEYIPKWIENDVKSYVMEYDIYGWIFMVAILLVLSWIISTIGYALKHGDFTVNRKNDEVRISQGLLEKKELVLKLHRIQGITIKEGIFRQMFGYCAVQVEVIQSKGTDDEKEKVTLHPIIRKDRVQQLLDHLQLPYELNTNIISLPKAALRRYLIDSFIFFAMLAIPLIGISIYFEKHFIMWALIPLVILIFTLGYATFKTNGYRVDGEQITLVYRSIGKYTGLIRRRHIQSMEKTQSYFQRRADLCTYKFSSASSSYKLEHTRVEDAERMQDWYKKRISEN; this is encoded by the coding sequence ATGTATAAGAGGCAGCATCCAATCACGATGTTATTGGAATTAAAAATAACAGACTTTATACCATTTATTATTTTTCTCTTTAGTTTAAAAGGAAAGTTCCCATTTTGGTATTTAGTTCCTATCGGTTTTGCAATAATCACGATTGTTTCAGCTATCGTAGGCTGGTATTACAAATTATACTGGGTTGAAAATAACGTATTACATGTGAAACAAGGTCTCTTTGTGAAGAAGGAGAGCTACTTAAATAAAGAACGTGTTCAAACAATTAATACAAGCTCTAACGTGTTATATCAAATGCTTGGCTTAAAGAAAATCCAAATCGAAACAGCTGGCGGGGGCAATGATGCAGAAGTAAGCTTAGCTGGAATTAAGGAAGATGAGGCGAAGGAGCTTATTTCCTTACTAAATGAGCCAACTCCAGAAGTGAAAGCAGAAGAAACGTTAGATGAAGCAACAGAACATGCAGTAGAAAAACAAACGACAGAATATAAATTGACTTGGAAAGAAATTTTACTAGCCTCTGTTACATCGGGTCAGTTTGGGCTATTATTCTGGTTAATCTTTTTCGTGTACCACCAAGTAGATGAGTACATTCCGAAATGGATAGAGAATGACGTAAAGTCGTATGTAATGGAATATGATATATACGGCTGGATTTTCATGGTAGCTATTTTGCTCGTCCTTTCGTGGATTATATCTACAATCGGTTATGCGCTAAAACATGGAGATTTCACAGTAAATCGAAAAAATGACGAAGTCCGCATTTCACAAGGATTACTTGAGAAAAAAGAACTCGTCCTAAAGTTACACCGTATTCAAGGGATTACGATAAAAGAAGGCATTTTCCGTCAAATGTTCGGTTATTGCGCTGTGCAAGTAGAAGTGATTCAAAGTAAGGGAACGGATGACGAAAAAGAAAAAGTTACACTGCACCCAATCATTCGAAAAGACCGAGTACAACAGTTACTCGATCATTTACAATTACCATACGAACTGAATACAAATATTATTTCATTACCAAAAGCAGCATTACGCCGCTATCTCATTGATAGCTTCATCTTCTTCGCTATGCTAGCTATCCCGCTTATTGGTATAAGTATATACTTTGAAAAGCACTTCATCATGTGGGCATTAATTCCGCTCGTGATTCTCATCTTTACACTTGGTTACGCAACATTTAAAACAAATGGTTACAGGGTAGATGGAGAGCAAATTACGCTTGTATATCGCAGCATCGGAAAATATACAGGACTTATTAGAAGAAGACACATCCAATCGATGGAAAAGACGCAATCCTATTTCCAGCGCCGCGCGGATTTATGTACGTATAAATTTTCGAGCGCATCATCGAGTTATAAATTAGAGCATACGAGAGTAGAAGATGCGGAGAGAATGCAGGATTGGTATAAGAAGAGAATAAGTGAGAATTAA
- a CDS encoding CPCC family cysteine-rich protein yields MKYTCPCCGYQTMEEEPPGTYEICNMCYWEDDEVQFNDPDFEGGANEVSLRQAQKNFITFGACEECFVKSVRKPTSEDVKDASWKQIC; encoded by the coding sequence ATGAAATACACCTGTCCATGCTGCGGATATCAAACAATGGAAGAAGAACCACCAGGTACATATGAAATTTGTAATATGTGTTATTGGGAAGATGATGAGGTTCAGTTTAATGATCCTGACTTTGAAGGCGGAGCAAATGAAGTTTCGTTAAGACAAGCACAGAAAAATTTCATTACGTTCGGTGCTTGTGAGGAATGTTTTGTGAAATCAGTTAGAAAGCCGACTAGTGAAGATGTGAAGGATGCTAGTTGGAAGCAAATTTGTTAA
- a CDS encoding DUF1304 domain-containing protein, giving the protein MEIIAAILVGIVALEHLFIMILEMFFMNSKVAKRAFQLPEHLEGDRNVAIMFANQGLYNGFLAVGLIWGLILGFNSIGYMIQLFFVMCVVVAALFGGFTSNKSIIVKQGLPAILALIALLIVI; this is encoded by the coding sequence GTGGAAATAATCGCAGCTATTTTAGTCGGGATCGTAGCATTAGAACATTTATTTATCATGATTCTCGAAATGTTTTTTATGAATTCAAAAGTGGCAAAACGTGCTTTTCAACTACCGGAGCATTTAGAAGGAGATCGAAACGTAGCCATTATGTTTGCAAACCAAGGTTTATATAATGGATTTTTAGCCGTTGGTCTCATTTGGGGACTTATACTTGGTTTCAATTCAATTGGCTATATGATTCAATTATTTTTTGTAATGTGTGTGGTGGTAGCAGCTCTTTTCGGCGGTTTCACATCTAATAAATCAATTATTGTGAAACAAGGACTTCCAGCTATATTAGCGTTGATTGCCCTTTTAATTGTGATATAG
- a CDS encoding pentapeptide repeat-containing protein: MKIDRPKISPELSLKSFHDIFYDEDSTLEMCEIIDSTFENESVDRVRLYSAVIKNCKFTNTDFSNIDITDVCFENCDLSNVNLSNSSVHRVEFKNSKLIGVNFTESSLGNVEFENSILNLASFGNSKLEKIIFNETSLNNADFFDCKLKKVEFDSCSLDEANFDQTSLKGIDISSSTFDTLTVSVNNLRGCKVSPHQAIQFASLLGLIIKD; the protein is encoded by the coding sequence ATGAAAATTGATAGACCAAAAATTTCGCCCGAGTTATCGTTAAAGAGTTTTCACGATATTTTTTATGATGAAGATTCAACATTAGAAATGTGTGAAATTATCGATTCCACTTTTGAAAATGAATCTGTAGATAGAGTGCGTTTATATAGTGCAGTGATAAAGAATTGTAAGTTTACGAATACAGACTTTAGCAATATCGATATTACAGATGTTTGTTTTGAGAACTGTGATTTATCAAATGTTAATTTAAGCAATTCTTCTGTTCACAGAGTCGAATTTAAAAACAGTAAATTAATTGGAGTTAATTTTACAGAATCTAGCTTAGGGAATGTTGAATTTGAAAATTCAATTTTGAATTTAGCTTCATTTGGAAATTCTAAACTAGAAAAGATTATATTTAATGAAACTTCATTAAATAATGCAGACTTTTTTGACTGTAAGCTAAAGAAAGTTGAATTTGATTCATGCAGCCTTGACGAAGCAAATTTTGATCAAACATCACTGAAAGGAATAGATATTAGTTCTTCTACTTTTGATACACTTACGGTTTCAGTGAACAACCTAAGAGGATGTAAAGTATCACCACACCAAGCTATTCAGTTTGCATCTTTATTGGGATTGATTATTAAAGATTAG
- a CDS encoding PH domain-containing protein, with the protein MQPLEREIHSNMLKVWRIHALIGAAVILAVVIAYFFFMINFNWWGWLFGLLVTGAITFIPLDYFVFPNLRQRYYSYRLNEEEIEIQKGMFVVKRVLIPMIRVQHVTIEQGPIMRKYNLAELHISTAATSHSIPGLTKEEAEQLKRQIGELAKVSDEDV; encoded by the coding sequence ATGCAGCCGTTAGAAAGGGAGATTCATTCTAATATGCTGAAAGTGTGGCGAATTCATGCTTTAATTGGGGCAGCAGTTATACTAGCAGTCGTAATTGCGTATTTCTTTTTTATGATCAATTTTAATTGGTGGGGTTGGCTGTTCGGGTTGTTAGTAACAGGCGCTATTACGTTTATCCCGCTTGATTATTTTGTATTTCCAAATTTACGTCAGCGCTATTATAGTTATAGATTAAATGAAGAAGAGATTGAGATTCAAAAGGGAATGTTCGTTGTAAAACGCGTACTCATTCCAATGATTCGCGTGCAGCACGTAACGATTGAACAGGGCCCGATTATGAGAAAGTATAATTTAGCAGAATTACATATTTCAACAGCAGCAACTTCTCATAGTATTCCAGGTTTAACGAAAGAAGAAGCAGAGCAGCTAAAAAGACAAATTGGAGAACTTGCGAAAGTGAGTGATGAGGATGTATAA
- a CDS encoding PH domain-containing protein: MYKRQHPITILLGIRIATLLPFIFLVLFRSDGEVKPWYLFHLVLLAILFIMVIFSAIKWYFKVYWVESNILHIKHGVFVKKESYLNKERVQNISTSSNIIYQILGLTKLNIEVAGGRTEPEVMLAGIREEEAKELIALLHKEKSVVTEETPAEEGSKTVYQLTMKEILAASITSGRFGLVFSGLLLIYTEFNQFLPEWLINKVEAYVMDNGVYELIVMAAILMAVSWVVSTAGYALKYANFKIERNGNEVRIVQGLFDKKEFVLKLHRIQAITVKEGILRQPFGYCSVEVEVIQSIESAGNEVMLHPFMKKKDVQQLLTYLQLPYETEEEIVHLPKVALRRYVIMGWITSAVLAVPIAGASIYFKQYMALFTLIPLFIIFTLLSYARYTSSGYMIRDNQLVMVYRGLAKYTGIMRRRHVQAVGYSQSYFQKKDELCTAAVSVAGHRYKVKHMQKEDALRIYNWYKEKGNTSV, encoded by the coding sequence ATGTATAAGAGGCAACATCCAATCACAATTTTATTAGGTATTCGAATTGCGACTTTGTTGCCTTTTATTTTTCTTGTTTTATTTCGATCAGATGGTGAAGTGAAACCGTGGTATTTATTTCATCTTGTTCTCTTGGCTATATTATTTATTATGGTTATTTTTTCAGCTATAAAATGGTATTTCAAGGTGTACTGGGTTGAAAGTAATATTTTACATATAAAGCATGGTGTGTTCGTGAAGAAAGAAAGTTACTTAAATAAAGAACGTGTGCAAAATATTAGTACGTCTTCTAACATCATTTATCAAATACTTGGACTGACGAAATTAAATATTGAAGTAGCGGGCGGCAGGACTGAGCCAGAAGTGATGTTGGCGGGTATTAGAGAAGAAGAAGCGAAGGAACTCATTGCATTATTACATAAAGAAAAAAGCGTTGTGACTGAAGAGACGCCAGCGGAAGAAGGAAGTAAGACGGTTTATCAGTTAACGATGAAAGAGATTTTAGCAGCTTCCATTACATCGGGTAGATTCGGATTAGTGTTTTCAGGATTACTTCTTATTTACACAGAGTTTAATCAATTTCTTCCAGAATGGCTCATAAATAAAGTGGAAGCGTATGTGATGGATAACGGTGTATATGAATTAATCGTTATGGCCGCGATTTTAATGGCGGTTTCGTGGGTCGTTTCGACAGCTGGCTATGCGTTAAAATATGCGAACTTTAAAATAGAGCGAAACGGAAATGAAGTTCGCATCGTGCAAGGATTATTTGATAAGAAAGAGTTTGTGTTAAAATTACACCGCATTCAAGCGATTACAGTGAAAGAAGGCATTCTCCGTCAGCCTTTCGGTTATTGCTCTGTCGAAGTAGAAGTTATTCAAAGTATAGAATCCGCTGGGAATGAAGTGATGTTACATCCTTTTATGAAGAAAAAAGATGTGCAGCAGTTACTTACGTATTTGCAGTTGCCGTATGAAACGGAAGAGGAAATCGTTCATTTACCGAAAGTTGCATTACGCCGCTACGTAATAATGGGCTGGATTACAAGTGCTGTACTCGCAGTGCCAATTGCCGGTGCGAGTATATATTTTAAGCAATATATGGCGTTATTCACTTTAATACCACTATTTATCATATTTACTTTACTCTCATACGCTCGGTATACAAGTAGTGGTTATATGATACGAGACAATCAGTTAGTCATGGTATACCGTGGTCTTGCAAAATATACGGGGATCATGCGAAGAAGGCATGTTCAAGCAGTAGGATACAGCCAGTCGTATTTTCAAAAGAAAGACGAGCTATGTACAGCTGCCGTATCGGTAGCGGGGCATCGTTATAAAGTGAAGCATATGCAAAAAGAAGATGCGCTTCGTATATATAATTGGTACAAAGAAAAAGGAAACACCAGTGTGTAA
- the hmoB gene encoding heme-degrading monooxygenase HmoB, which produces MKAIISYETPLEQAHFTAKNNEKDMFYKENTEESVEGSLQYDVLDAVGEFKGQPGYIVCNNISVTDEGRPVFENRFKNRAGLIENEPGFQAIRVLRPLSNDTYVILTMWETEQNFKDWTESRSFENAHKKRPTQAEGQAPAHPHAEQQKSIFSRPSFVTTFDVVV; this is translated from the coding sequence ATGAAGGCTATTATTTCATACGAAACACCTCTAGAACAAGCACATTTCACTGCAAAAAATAACGAAAAAGATATGTTTTATAAAGAAAATACAGAAGAATCTGTAGAAGGATCACTTCAGTATGACGTACTAGACGCTGTTGGTGAATTTAAAGGACAACCTGGTTATATCGTTTGTAACAACATTTCCGTAACAGATGAAGGTCGCCCAGTATTTGAAAATCGTTTTAAAAACCGCGCAGGCCTTATTGAAAATGAGCCAGGATTCCAAGCGATCCGCGTTCTACGCCCATTAAGTAACGATACATATGTCATCTTAACGATGTGGGAAACAGAGCAAAACTTTAAAGACTGGACAGAATCACGTTCATTCGAAAATGCTCATAAAAAACGCCCTACCCAAGCAGAAGGACAAGCTCCGGCGCATCCACATGCAGAGCAACAGAAAAGTATTTTCTCTCGTCCATCATTTGTGACTACTTTTGATGTAGTAGTTTAA
- a CDS encoding transglycosylase domain-containing protein, translating into MKKVKWTLLGGVATVVVAIVLYKLIVLAGGYMMDEKQLVFHSSSRIVDQKGKEITKLYVENRDLVPIEQIPKYVQQAFIAVEDSRFYEHQGIDYPSILRALYKDTLAGEKIEGGSTITQQLAKNVFLTHEKTVTRKLKEVAISLQLEQKYTKQQILEMYMNHIYFGHGAYGIQAAAKLYFNKNVEDLTVEEGAMLAGLPKSPNGYSPYFSPEKSKERRDLVLSLMHKQGYLTAEESVRYQGKTIALYKNLDENELAYMPYIDMVIDEAARLYGLSHQEVLRGGYTFVVPMDEKIQKVAYNQFQDARNFPGKEEGAQGAFLLMDNRTGGIKAAIGGRKYVPRGFNRVFAKRQPGSVLKPLIVYAPALETKKYNPYSLLTNERNSFEGYEPRNYNHEYSKEMTMYDAILESANVPAVSLLNELGVEEGKQYLEKGNVHIADAGLSTALGGLKNGVSPFDLVKMYRAFLANGDIIEPHVIDKVLNRHGAVIGESPKVETKIFSKQTAWYMTKMLEGVVKEGTAKAGVYNGALAGKTGTTSLPNEDNGARDMWFVGYTPNLVGAVWIGYDRTDKEHQLQGESASATKLFKKILTKANVEQKEQFMKPEGVETIGAPIRLHKIEDVKMKLAFSPFGLFKAKLSWTPLPDERIMYRIYRVENGIHTHVGTVNGAGEYEEKFVNIFSKPSFYVVPYNTQTNREGEKSKVAKP; encoded by the coding sequence ATGAAGAAAGTAAAGTGGACTTTATTAGGTGGCGTCGCAACGGTAGTAGTAGCGATTGTACTGTATAAACTTATCGTGTTAGCTGGTGGCTATATGATGGATGAAAAGCAGCTCGTTTTCCACTCTTCATCACGTATCGTTGACCAGAAAGGGAAAGAAATTACGAAATTATACGTAGAAAATAGAGATCTCGTACCGATCGAGCAAATTCCGAAATATGTGCAACAGGCATTTATTGCAGTGGAAGACTCTCGTTTTTATGAGCATCAAGGGATAGATTATCCGTCTATACTTCGCGCTCTTTATAAAGATACGTTAGCTGGAGAAAAAATAGAGGGCGGCAGTACGATTACACAACAACTCGCTAAAAATGTCTTTTTAACTCATGAAAAAACAGTTACGCGCAAGTTGAAGGAAGTCGCAATTTCCCTTCAATTAGAGCAAAAATATACGAAGCAACAAATTCTTGAAATGTATATGAATCATATTTATTTTGGCCATGGGGCTTACGGTATTCAAGCAGCAGCAAAGTTGTATTTTAATAAAAATGTAGAAGATTTAACAGTAGAAGAAGGGGCAATGCTTGCAGGGCTTCCGAAGTCGCCAAATGGATATTCACCTTATTTTTCCCCAGAGAAGAGCAAAGAACGCCGCGATCTCGTATTGTCACTTATGCATAAACAAGGCTATTTGACTGCTGAAGAAAGCGTACGTTATCAAGGAAAGACAATTGCTCTCTATAAAAACTTAGATGAGAATGAGCTCGCATATATGCCGTATATTGATATGGTTATAGATGAAGCAGCACGTTTATACGGATTATCTCATCAAGAAGTGCTTCGCGGAGGATATACGTTTGTCGTACCGATGGATGAAAAGATTCAAAAGGTAGCGTATAACCAATTTCAAGATGCAAGAAATTTCCCTGGGAAAGAAGAGGGTGCGCAAGGTGCATTTTTATTAATGGATAATCGTACGGGCGGGATTAAAGCGGCGATTGGCGGAAGGAAGTATGTGCCAAGAGGATTTAATCGTGTTTTTGCAAAAAGGCAGCCGGGGTCTGTGTTAAAACCGCTTATCGTCTATGCACCAGCACTCGAAACGAAAAAATATAATCCATATTCTTTATTAACGAATGAAAGAAATTCTTTTGAGGGCTACGAACCTCGAAATTACAATCATGAGTATTCAAAAGAAATGACGATGTACGATGCGATTTTAGAATCGGCAAACGTACCGGCAGTTTCTTTATTAAATGAGTTAGGGGTAGAGGAAGGAAAGCAATATTTAGAAAAGGGTAATGTCCATATTGCAGATGCTGGTCTAAGTACGGCGCTTGGCGGATTGAAAAACGGTGTTTCACCATTTGATCTTGTGAAAATGTATCGTGCGTTTTTAGCAAATGGTGATATTATTGAGCCGCACGTTATTGATAAAGTGTTAAATAGACATGGTGCAGTCATTGGAGAATCGCCAAAAGTAGAAACAAAAATTTTCTCGAAACAAACGGCCTGGTATATGACGAAAATGCTTGAAGGAGTTGTAAAGGAAGGGACAGCGAAAGCCGGTGTATATAACGGGGCGTTAGCTGGGAAAACAGGTACCACTTCCTTACCAAATGAAGATAATGGAGCTAGAGATATGTGGTTCGTTGGCTATACGCCAAATTTAGTAGGCGCTGTTTGGATTGGTTATGATCGTACAGATAAAGAGCATCAGCTGCAAGGAGAAAGTGCGTCAGCAACGAAATTATTTAAGAAAATTTTAACGAAGGCAAATGTAGAACAGAAAGAGCAGTTTATGAAACCAGAAGGTGTGGAAACCATCGGTGCTCCGATTCGGTTGCATAAGATTGAAGATGTGAAAATGAAATTAGCGTTTAGCCCTTTCGGTTTATTTAAAGCGAAATTAAGCTGGACACCACTTCCAGATGAAAGAATTATGTATCGTATTTATAGAGTGGAAAACGGAATTCATACGCATGTAGGTACTGTAAACGGTGCCGGAGAATATGAAGAAAAGTTCGTTAATATCTTTTCAAAACCGAGCTTTTACGTTGTGCCATATAACACACAAACGAATCGCGAAGGAGAAAAGTCAAAAGTAGCTAAACCATAG